In the Mytilus galloprovincialis chromosome 10, xbMytGall1.hap1.1, whole genome shotgun sequence genome, one interval contains:
- the LOC143048389 gene encoding organic cation transporter protein-like, with the protein MHYDGVFSYIGQFGRYQKFVYLLICVPQIFSAIQTLLSVFILHIPKHRCHPDSIISKPLGGPYQVPTIDNIKPNNVTVHLQCEILNMRQNSTEIEVKVLQNMIYRCSMWEYDRTYFEMTYAMENNLVCERKTDTTLVMVLFMAGFTAGSLLTGIMSDAFGRKKTLMTSIVLISIPNIILSFVSNFVVFGTLRFISGFAVGGLLGTGYVIGVELVGPEKRIWAGIIFEFFWAAGEMLLALAAYYIRNWKYLNLVVTIPSLIFLSYIWLLPESPRWLLVKGRAKEAEEILQKTAKYNKTSLPHNLFEKHYLESNQTVPIWTICRYPKLVLECLVIIYDWMMTSMVFYGLGMNAGNLAGSIYLNFFMQSFAEVIGFAGCIAFLHKFGRKPVFIVSIEISGIACLATFIPVVYLGPDYQWLTLVFATIGKIGASCAFAVLFLYSGEIFPTVIRNSALGIGTFFARAGGMAAPYIVNMVMHVEGDLGKTLPMVIFGVSSVIAGLLSFYLPETRYKDLPESIEDWLSYTKNTDISRNKHIETESLQKIQELQELRAETSERDPFI; encoded by the exons ATGCATTACGATGGTGTATTTAGTTATATTGGACAGTTTGGAAGATACCAAAAGTTTGTATATTTGTTGATATGCGTACCACAGATATTCAGTGCTATACAAACGTTGCTGTCAGTTTTCATACTCCATATACCTAAACACAG GTGCCATCCAGATAGTATCATTTCGAAACCTTTGGGTGGTCCATATCAGGTACCAACCATAGATAACATAAAGCCCAACAATGTAACGGTTCATTTGCAATGTGAAATATTGAACATGCGTCAAAATTCCACAGAAATAGAAGTAAAAGTCTTACAGAATATGATATATCGTTGTTCGATGTGGGAGTATGACAGGACTTATTTTGAAATGACGTATGCCATGGAG AATAACTTGGTCTGTGAGAGGAAGACCGACacaacactagtaatggtgttattTATGGCGGGATTTACTGCTGGTTCGCTGTTGACTGGAATAATGTCTGATGC CTTTGGACGTAAGAAGACCCTAATGACCTCTATAGTACTCATATCCATACCAAACATTATCTTGTCCTTTGTTTCCAACTTTGTGGTATTTGGTACCTTACGGTTTATATCGGGATTTGCCGTTGGTGGATTGTTAGGAACTGGATATGTTATAG GTGTTGAATTGGTTGGTCCCGAGAAAAGAATATGGGCAGgaataatatttgaatttttctgGGCAGCTGGAGAAATGCTCCTTGCACTAGCAGCATATTATATACGAAATTGGAAATATCTAAACTTGGTAGTAACCATACCATCGCTTATTTTTCTCAGCTATATTTG GCTCTTGCCAGAATCGCCGAGATGGTTATTGGTTAAAGGGAGAGCTAAAGAGGCAGAAGAGATATTACAGAAGACTGCTAAATACAACAAAACAAGTCTCCCACACAATCTGTTTGAGAAACATTATCTAGAGTCAAATCAAACAGTACCTATATGGACAATATGTAGATATCCTAAGCTGGTGCTGGAATGTCTTGTCATTATCTATGATTG GATGATGACAAGCATGGTATTCTATGGGCTCGGAATGAATGCAGGAAATCTTGCTGGAAGtatttatttgaactttttcaTGCAGAGTTTTGCTGAAGTTATTGGGTTTGCAGGATGTATAGCATTCCTACATAAATTTGGAAGAAAACCTGTATTCATTGTATCGATTGAGATCAGTGGTATAGCCTGTTTGGCAACCTTCATTCCTGTGGTGTATCTAGGGCCAG attatcAATGGTTAACATTAGTTTTTGCCACGATCGGGAAGATTGGTGCTTCCTGTGCATttgctgttttatttttatattctggGGAGATTTTCCCAACAGTGATTCGTAACAGTGCTTTAGGAATAGGGACATTCTTTGCCAGGGCTGGTGGAATGGCAGCACCGTATATAGTAAATATG GTTATGCATGTAGAAGGAGATTTAGGTAAAACATTGCCGATGGTAATATTTGGTGTATCCTCAGTTATAGCAGGATTACTTTCGTTTTATCTGCCTGAAACTAGATATAAAGATTTACCAGAATCTATAGAAGATTGGTTAAGTTACACAAA gAATACAGATATTAGTAGGAATAAACATATCGAAACAGAATCATTGCAGAAAATACAAGAACTACAAGAACTGAGAGCAGAAACATCAGAAAGAGACCCGTTTATATGA
- the LOC143048390 gene encoding uncharacterized protein LOC143048390, which produces MDEKKIAVIGAGIMGVSALRRLSENKKFLLTCFERNYDLGGLWVYTDQTENDVYGRKIHSAMYSNIQTNLPKQLMQLEGFPVDEECPSFPTHTDALAYIRIVADQCDIRKYIKFNTEVQLVEPVSENKQDTKWLVTYGDKRKKNDSHV; this is translated from the exons ATGGATGAAAAAAAGATAGCTGTTATTGGAGCAGGAATTATGGGCGTTTCTGCTTTGAGACGGCTATCTGAGAACAAGAAGTTTCTTCTTACTTGTTTTGAGCGGAACTATGACCTTGGGGGTCTATGGGTCTATACCGATCAAACAGAAAATGATGTTTATGGACGAAAAATTCATTCTGCTATGTATAGCAATATACA GACTAATCTTCCAAAACAATTAATGCAGTTAGAAGGTTTCCCCGTGGACGAAGAATGTCCATCTTTTCCTACGCACACGGATGCTTTGGCTTATATTCGAATAGTTGCCGACCAATGTGATATTCGAAAATATATCAAG TTCAATACTGAAGTACAGTTAGTTGAACCAGTTTCTGAAAATAAACAGGATACAAAATGGCTAGTAACATATGGCGATAAGAGAAAAAAGAATGACAGTCATGTTTAA